A stretch of the Desulforamulus ferrireducens genome encodes the following:
- a CDS encoding 2-hydroxyacyl-CoA dehydratase family protein, with translation MQKIGMTTTVPMEVIYAAGMIPVDLNNIFITHENPQSLVEEAEIAGYPRNLCAWIKGLYTTTLQNEDIRTIIAVTQGDCSNTHALMETLEMAGVKVIPFAFPFDRDYDLLKLQMEKLIESLGTSWEAVQRTKARLEQVRQRVKELDRLTWQGDRVSGWDNHLFQVSCSDFEGDPEAFASRLDTYLAELPQRNPIKADIRLAYIGVPPIMDDLYDYLEERGARVVFNEVQRQFTMPFAIDDIVEQYRTYSYPYGIFYRLEDITRELERRQVDGVIHYAQSFCYRQIEDLIIRQKLKYPILTLEGDKPNKLDARTRMRLDAFLDILR, from the coding sequence ATGCAAAAAATTGGTATGACCACCACTGTGCCGATGGAGGTAATTTACGCTGCCGGGATGATTCCGGTGGATTTAAATAATATTTTTATTACCCATGAAAATCCCCAAAGCTTGGTGGAAGAAGCTGAAATTGCGGGTTACCCCCGCAATCTTTGTGCTTGGATTAAAGGCCTTTATACCACCACCTTGCAAAATGAGGACATCCGCACCATTATTGCGGTCACCCAGGGGGATTGCAGTAACACCCATGCACTGATGGAAACCTTGGAAATGGCGGGGGTCAAGGTGATACCCTTCGCCTTTCCCTTTGATCGGGATTATGATTTATTAAAACTTCAGATGGAAAAACTGATAGAATCCTTAGGTACCTCCTGGGAAGCTGTCCAGCGGACCAAGGCCAGGCTGGAGCAAGTAAGGCAAAGGGTTAAGGAACTGGATCGCTTGACCTGGCAGGGAGATCGGGTCAGTGGTTGGGATAACCACCTCTTCCAGGTTAGCTGCAGCGATTTTGAAGGAGATCCGGAGGCCTTTGCCAGCCGCCTGGATACTTACCTGGCGGAATTGCCCCAAAGAAACCCCATTAAGGCAGATATCCGCCTGGCCTATATTGGTGTGCCACCAATTATGGATGACCTGTATGATTATTTGGAAGAGCGGGGTGCCCGGGTAGTTTTTAACGAAGTGCAGCGGCAGTTTACCATGCCCTTTGCCATCGATGATATAGTGGAACAATACAGAACCTATAGTTATCCCTACGGTATTTTCTATCGTTTGGAAGATATTACGAGGGAGTTGGAACGGCGGCAGGTGGACGGTGTAATTCACTATGCCCAAAGCTTTTGTTACCGCCAGATAGAGGATTTAATCATCCGGCAGAAATTAAAATACCCCATCCTGACTCTGGAAGGGGATAAACCCAATAAGCTGGATGCCCGTACCCGTATGCGTCTAGATGCTTTTTTGGACATTTTGAGGTGA
- a CDS encoding alanine-tRNA synthetase second additional domain-containing protein has translation MAVSIIHEYLMHAVYFAPRGRYRLLALGSNLAQRYLSPEDHLIGFIGDAGAGKSLLIRGMFPGLELTNDDDGINVRPLPLLDDFDRKQFRARTYHLDVRFEMAFSQPWTIVEAIQEAIKHDRRVIVEHFDLIYPMLKMNAHILIGIGEEVIVTRPNIFGPEPQEIADIVFESLIYRKMAHTAEDITGKVLEEEMGIKKPKVHSDIKHGFVLEFEEKPNIDLDVLEKRVQEIIKNDLSIYYHDEAHIKVGDSAYPCTGPRLHVKRTSEITNFRLIKEFLWDPTAELYVLVGLIGPVPEGDTPSTPPDQFQLIRRGRRRAHEMTR, from the coding sequence ATGGCGGTTTCCATTATTCATGAATATCTAATGCATGCTGTCTACTTTGCCCCCAGAGGACGTTATCGCCTGCTGGCTCTGGGAAGTAATTTGGCTCAGCGTTACCTCAGTCCTGAGGATCACCTTATTGGCTTCATTGGGGATGCGGGTGCCGGCAAATCCCTGTTAATTCGGGGTATGTTTCCGGGTTTGGAACTAACCAACGATGATGACGGCATTAACGTACGGCCCCTACCACTGTTAGACGACTTTGATCGGAAACAATTTCGTGCCAGAACCTATCACCTGGATGTGCGTTTTGAAATGGCCTTTAGCCAACCCTGGACCATTGTGGAAGCCATTCAAGAGGCAATCAAACATGACCGGCGGGTAATCGTGGAACATTTTGATTTAATCTACCCGATGCTCAAAATGAATGCCCATATATTAATTGGCATCGGCGAAGAGGTTATTGTAACCCGACCTAATATTTTTGGCCCGGAACCGCAGGAAATTGCCGATATAGTGTTTGAGTCCCTCATTTATCGTAAGATGGCACATACGGCGGAGGATATCACCGGTAAGGTACTGGAAGAAGAAATGGGAATCAAAAAGCCAAAGGTACATAGTGATATCAAACATGGCTTTGTGCTGGAGTTTGAAGAAAAGCCAAATATTGACCTGGATGTACTGGAAAAAAGAGTGCAAGAAATTATCAAAAATGATCTCAGCATTTACTACCATGATGAGGCACATATTAAAGTTGGTGACAGTGCCTATCCCTGCACCGGCCCTCGCCTGCACGTAAAAAGAACCAGTGAGATCACCAACTTTCGCCTGATTAAGGAGTTTCTCTGGGACCCCACGGCAGAATTATATGTTCTGGTAGGTCTCATTGGACCTGTGCCGGAAGGAGATACCCCCTCAACCCCACCGGATCAATTCCAACTTATCCGGCGGGGCCGCAGGCGTGCGCATGAGATGACAAGGTAG
- a CDS encoding acyl-CoA dehydratase activase: MLCGIDLGSRNVKVALRDQDGSLSFHKFDTVSFYREHGRAVEGQLRVDFAALGLGVPERVVATGYGRQTINLQGAEIIPELKAHVLGAIQQTNLTDFTLLDLGGQDSKVVLVARGKMLDFQTNDKCAASTGRYLENMAAVLDIDLAELSRHYENPVDLSSTCAIFGETELIGKVVEGHTLASLAAGVNYTIFKRIKPMLKKLMSDTIVFTGGVARNQALVKILERELGVPVVVPTHPQFNGAIGCCSYALE; this comes from the coding sequence TTGCTTTGTGGTATTGACTTGGGCAGCCGTAATGTCAAAGTGGCCCTTAGGGACCAAGACGGCAGCCTTTCTTTTCATAAATTTGATACGGTTTCCTTTTACCGGGAGCATGGTCGAGCGGTGGAGGGCCAACTACGGGTGGATTTTGCCGCCCTAGGTCTAGGTGTGCCGGAACGGGTGGTGGCCACGGGCTACGGACGGCAAACCATAAACTTGCAAGGGGCAGAAATTATCCCTGAACTTAAAGCCCACGTTTTGGGGGCCATCCAGCAAACCAATCTAACGGATTTTACCCTGCTGGATTTAGGCGGTCAGGACAGTAAAGTGGTACTGGTGGCTCGGGGTAAGATGCTGGATTTTCAAACCAACGATAAGTGTGCCGCCAGCACCGGTCGCTATCTGGAAAACATGGCGGCGGTACTGGATATTGACCTGGCAGAACTCTCCAGGCACTACGAAAATCCTGTGGATCTAAGTTCCACCTGCGCCATCTTTGGGGAAACGGAGCTCATTGGTAAAGTGGTGGAAGGACATACCTTGGCGTCTCTGGCAGCCGGGGTCAACTACACCATTTTTAAACGCATAAAACCCATGCTGAAAAAGTTAATGAGCGACACCATTGTCTTCACCGGTGGTGTAGCCCGCAACCAGGCCCTGGTGAAAATTCTGGAAAGGGAGCTGGGGGTACCGGTGGTGGTGCCCACCCATCCTCAGTTTAATGGGGCCATTGGCTGTTGCTCCTACGCTTTAGAATAA
- a CDS encoding MBL fold metallo-hydrolase: protein MYLTVLGCWAPYPQPSGACSGYLLQEDGRSLLIDTGNGVLSRLLQHMEVKDLDAVILSHLHPDHLMDIYSLRHAAEAANREGRMNRRIPIYLPYGPAEDFNRIMGFNKAFELQLIDELPAPKGVTVAGFQVTFVPSKHNLPAYSIAVTGSKRFVFSGDTAYNEELIKLAGGADLFLCEASGLDKDAEYLKDNHLTARQAGELARAAGVKRLMITHFYPEYALSQLQAQAEQGFGQRVELAREGATVTL from the coding sequence ATGTACCTAACCGTCCTTGGTTGTTGGGCGCCTTATCCTCAACCCAGCGGGGCTTGTTCTGGCTATTTACTGCAGGAAGACGGTCGCAGTTTGTTAATTGATACAGGCAACGGAGTCTTAAGCCGGCTGCTGCAGCATATGGAAGTAAAGGATCTGGATGCGGTTATCTTAAGCCATCTGCACCCAGACCATCTCATGGATATTTATTCTCTGCGCCATGCCGCAGAAGCTGCCAACCGGGAGGGAAGGATGAATAGACGCATCCCCATCTACCTACCCTACGGCCCGGCGGAAGATTTTAATCGCATTATGGGATTTAATAAAGCCTTTGAACTGCAGCTGATTGATGAACTGCCAGCACCCAAAGGGGTGACGGTAGCAGGTTTTCAAGTAACCTTTGTCCCAAGTAAACATAACTTACCTGCTTATAGTATCGCTGTTACAGGAAGCAAACGCTTTGTTTTTTCCGGCGATACAGCTTATAATGAGGAATTAATTAAGCTGGCCGGCGGAGCAGATTTATTCCTCTGCGAGGCCAGTGGTTTGGATAAAGATGCTGAGTATTTAAAAGATAATCACTTAACTGCTCGGCAGGCAGGAGAACTGGCCCGGGCAGCTGGGGTAAAAAGACTGATGATTACCCATTTCTACCCGGAATATGCCCTTTCCCAACTGCAAGCTCAGGCAGAACAGGGCTTTGGTCAGAGGGTGGAACTGGCACGGGAAGGTGCTACAGTAACACTTTAA